Sequence from the Agrococcus sp. SL85 genome:
GGCAGCACCGCGTCGGCCACCGCGTAGGTGCGCTCGAAGCGGGTGCGCCCCGTGGTGACGAGCTCGCCGCGGCGGAAGAGGATCGTCGTCGCCCAGTAGGCGTCCGACTTGTTCCACCAGCCGCCCGGCAGCCGCTCGTGCGCCTCGTGCTCGAGCGCGCTCGGCCGCAGCGGCCCGCGCTCGGCGAACTCGGCGAGCACCTCCTCGACGAGCGTCGCGTGCTCGGTCGCCCACGCCTCGGTGCGCGGCCGCATCGGCGCCGAGCGCTTCCAGTGCCACAGCGGCCAGTCGCCCACGGCGATCGCGGCCGCCTCGTGCGCCACGTACTCGGTGTACCTGCCGAGCCCCCGCCCTCGGTCGTGGTGCAGCAGCCGATCGAGGGCGCCGCGGTCGTAGGGGCCCAGGCGCGCGAGCAGCGGCAGGTAGTGGCTGCGCTCGAAGACGTTGACCGAGTCGAGCTGCAGGAGCCCCAGGCGCCCGATCGTGCGCGCCAGCGTGCCGGTGCCCGTGCGGCCGCGCTCGCCGGGCACGGCGCCGTCGAGCCCTCCCGCCGCGATCGCCGTGCGCCGCGCCTGCGCGGCCGTGACCCTCCGAGGTGCCTGCACCCTCGGGAGCCTAGTGAGCGCCTCCGACGCATGCGGCCGGAGTCCCGAGGCGCCCCCGTAGGATCGTGCAATGCTGTTCGGTCTCGGCAGGTCGCCCCAGCCGCATCCGTCCGCCGGGCCCGAGGGCCCCGGCGACGTCGCGGTGCCCCGCGGCATGCGCATCGCGGGCGCCTGGTCGTGGCGGGTGCTCGTCATCGCAGGCGCGGCGGCCGTGGTGATCTGGCTCGTGATGCAGTTCTCGCTCATCGTGATCCCGCTGCTCGTCGCCGCGCTGCTCACGGCCCTCCTCCTGCCGCTCGTCGACTGGCTCGTGCGGCGCCGCTGGCCGCGCGGGCTCGCCGTCGCGCTCGCGATCGTCGGCCTGCTCGTGCTCGTCTCGGGCCTGGGCTGGCTCGTGGTCTCGCAGATGCGCGCCGAGTACCCCGCCCTGCAGGAGCGCGCCGTGCGCTTCTGGGAGGACGCGCAGTCGTGGATCCTCTCGCTCCCGTTCGGCATCTCCGAGCAGGACGTCAGCGACTTCGGCACGAACATCCTCGGCACGATCCGCGACGACATCTCGTCGATCCTCTCGAGCGCGCTCACCGTCGGCGCCTCCGTCGGCCACTTCCTCGCGGGGATGCTGCTGACGATCTTCGCGCTCATCTTCACGCTCGGCGACGGCCGCAACATCTGGCGCTGGCTCCTCGGCGTGCTGCCGAAGGGCGCGCGTCCCGCGACCGACGGCGCCGCGAGGGCCGGCTGGGTGACGCTCGGCAACTTCGTGCGCGTGCAGGTGCTCGTCGCGGGCATCGACGCCGTCGGCATCGGCCTCGGCGCGTTCATCCTCGGCCTCTTCTACGGCGGCATGCCGCTCGTCCTGCCGATCGCGATCCTCGTCTTCCTCGGATCCTTCATCCCGATCATCGGTGCCGTCACCACGGGCGCGGTCGCCGTGCTCGTCGCGCTCATCGCGCTCGGCCCGATCCCCGCGGTGATCATGCTCGGCATCGTGCTGCTCGTGCAGCAGGTCGAGGGCCACATCCTGCAGCCGCTCGTCATGGGCACCGCCGTCAAGGTGCACCCGCTCGCGGTGGTCGTCGCGGTCGCCGCGGGATCCACGATCGCCGGCATCGCGGGCGCGCTGTTCGCCGTGCCCGTCGTGGCGTTCGTCAACGTGTTCGTGAAGACCGTCGCCTCCGGCTCGTGGCGCGCGAACCCCAACCCGTCGATCGAGGACGTCGTCCGATGAGCATGCCCGACCTGGCCGGCATCGAGGCCGCGCGAGAGCGCCTGCGCGGCATCGCGCAGGAGACCCCGATGGAGCGCTCGCGCTACCTGAGCGGGATGCTCGGCGCCGAGGTGTTCCTGAAGTGCGAGAACCTGCAGCGCACCGGCGCCTACAAGATCCGCGGCGCCTACAACATGCTCGCGAAGCTGCGCCCCGAGGAGGCCGCCCGCGGCGTCGTCGCGGCCTCGGCCGGCAACCACGCCCAGGGCGTCGCGTTCGCCGCGACCGAGCTCGGGATGCGCGCCACGATCTTCATGCCGCTCGGCGTCGCCCTGCCGAAGCTGCAGGCGACGCGCGACTACGGCGCGGAGGTCGAGCTGCGCGGGCAGGACTTCCAGACGGCCCTCGCGGCGGCCGTCGAGCACGTGGAGCGCACGGGCGCGACGTTCGTGCCCCCCTACGACCACCCCGACATCGTCGAGGGGCAGGGCACGCTCGGCCTCGAGATCCTGGAGCAGGTGCCGGAGGTCGCGACGATCGTCGTGCCCATCGGCGGCGGCGGGCTCGCGGCCGGTGTCGCGGCGGCCGTGCGGCAGCGGGCCGCCGAGCTGGGCCGCACGGTGCGCATCGTGGGCGTGCAGGCCGAGCGCGCGGCCTCCTACCCGCCGTCGATCGGCGCGGGGGAGCCCACGACGATCCGCACGCAGCCGACGATCGCCGACGGGATCGCGGTGGCGCGGCCCGGCGCCCTGCCGTTCGAGATCATCCG
This genomic interval carries:
- the ilvA gene encoding threonine ammonia-lyase, coding for MSMPDLAGIEAARERLRGIAQETPMERSRYLSGMLGAEVFLKCENLQRTGAYKIRGAYNMLAKLRPEEAARGVVAASAGNHAQGVAFAATELGMRATIFMPLGVALPKLQATRDYGAEVELRGQDFQTALAAAVEHVERTGATFVPPYDHPDIVEGQGTLGLEILEQVPEVATIVVPIGGGGLAAGVAAAVRQRAAELGRTVRIVGVQAERAASYPPSIGAGEPTTIRTQPTIADGIAVARPGALPFEIIRDAVDEIVTVSDDDIARALIVLLERAKLVVEPAGAVTTAAIMRGLVPADGPTVAVVSGGNIDPLFMERVIGRGLAASQRYLKVRLALPDRPGQLAIISQIVSDEQANVVEVLHTQHDAWTSITDVSLDISVTTRGPEHAERVLEALRRAGYEPVVL
- a CDS encoding AI-2E family transporter, translated to MLFGLGRSPQPHPSAGPEGPGDVAVPRGMRIAGAWSWRVLVIAGAAAVVIWLVMQFSLIVIPLLVAALLTALLLPLVDWLVRRRWPRGLAVALAIVGLLVLVSGLGWLVVSQMRAEYPALQERAVRFWEDAQSWILSLPFGISEQDVSDFGTNILGTIRDDISSILSSALTVGASVGHFLAGMLLTIFALIFTLGDGRNIWRWLLGVLPKGARPATDGAARAGWVTLGNFVRVQVLVAGIDAVGIGLGAFILGLFYGGMPLVLPIAILVFLGSFIPIIGAVTTGAVAVLVALIALGPIPAVIMLGIVLLVQQVEGHILQPLVMGTAVKVHPLAVVVAVAAGSTIAGIAGALFAVPVVAFVNVFVKTVASGSWRANPNPSIEDVVR